A window from Syntrophales bacterium encodes these proteins:
- a CDS encoding four helix bundle protein — MKGRKTTPDYIRMLYISYGSVCELETQILLAGDLDLIEKGVLGKLKKRYSRKRKNVKSTDLPVRARTQTGKVSKKQTLESLTPGILGPSSPTKLEKNLTLLISK; from the coding sequence GTGAAAGGAAGAAAGACAACCCCGGATTACATTAGGATGCTTTATATATCTTATGGTTCTGTTTGCGAACTGGAAACGCAAATATTATTAGCAGGGGATTTGGATTTAATTGAAAAAGGTGTATTGGGTAAATTAAAAAAAAGATATAGCAGAAAGCGAAAGAATGTTAAAAGCACTGACCTGCCTGTGCGTGCCCGCACGCAGACAGGTAAAGTCTCTAAAAAACAAACCCTTGAATCCTTGACCCCTGGAATCCTTGGACCCTCTTCTCCAACTAAATTGGAGAAGAACCTTACATTATTAATCTCAAAATAA